A genomic segment from Methanolobus zinderi encodes:
- a CDS encoding proteasome-activating nucleotidase: MSETTDSDVNNHERYDFTGVNKAEFGYAGAGSEEDFSKYLLDRMRQLESRNSMLKEQCDQMESEKRFVESQKLKYEREVRRLQSEIDRLKTVPLVVATIMDVISNDKILVRSSTGPQFMVNVSQYIDDDSLVPGTKVALNQQTLAIVDVIPATEDPTVSAMEVVEAQDVDFNDVGGLDEQIQELIESVELPLLKPDSFARIGISPPKGVLLYGEPGTGKTLLAKAVAHRTQATFVRVVGSELIQKYIGDGAKLVRDLFDMARKKSPSILFIDELDAIASRRLNDTNGADREVQRTLMQLLAEMDGFDSRGEIRIIAATNRLDVLDPAILRPGRFDRVVYVPMPDEEARANILKIHSRYMNLGEDVDFKKLARMTETASGADLNAIAMEAGMLAVRFDKESIGMQDFLESTRKVMSKLESKQEELPTGMFG; the protein is encoded by the coding sequence ATGAGCGAAACCACTGACAGTGATGTAAATAATCACGAAAGATACGATTTCACAGGCGTTAACAAGGCGGAATTCGGTTATGCCGGTGCAGGAAGCGAAGAGGATTTTTCAAAGTACCTTCTTGACCGCATGAGGCAACTCGAATCGCGCAACAGCATGCTAAAAGAACAATGCGATCAGATGGAATCTGAGAAGCGCTTTGTTGAAAGCCAGAAATTGAAATATGAAAGAGAGGTCAGAAGGCTTCAGTCTGAGATCGACCGTCTGAAGACCGTTCCATTGGTAGTTGCCACTATAATGGATGTGATCAGCAATGATAAGATCCTTGTGAGAAGCTCTACAGGTCCTCAGTTCATGGTCAATGTATCCCAATACATAGACGACGACAGCCTTGTACCCGGTACCAAGGTAGCTTTGAACCAGCAGACCCTGGCAATTGTCGATGTAATTCCTGCTACCGAAGATCCGACAGTCTCCGCAATGGAAGTTGTAGAGGCCCAGGATGTCGATTTCAATGATGTTGGTGGTCTTGACGAGCAGATACAGGAATTGATAGAATCTGTGGAACTGCCGCTCTTAAAGCCGGATTCATTTGCCCGTATAGGTATATCCCCGCCAAAAGGAGTATTACTGTACGGTGAGCCGGGAACCGGTAAGACGCTACTTGCAAAAGCCGTTGCCCACAGGACACAGGCTACCTTTGTAAGAGTAGTGGGTTCCGAATTGATACAGAAATATATCGGAGACGGTGCCAAGCTTGTAAGGGATCTGTTCGACATGGCCAGAAAGAAATCCCCGAGCATATTATTCATAGATGAACTTGATGCCATCGCATCAAGACGTCTGAATGACACAAACGGAGCTGACCGTGAGGTACAGAGAACTCTGATGCAATTGCTTGCAGAGATGGATGGTTTTGACAGCAGGGGAGAGATACGTATCATTGCAGCCACAAACAGGCTGGATGTACTGGATCCTGCAATCCTGAGACCGGGAAGGTTTGACAGGGTAGTTTACGTACCGATGCCTGATGAAGAGGCAAGGGCAAATATCCTGAAGATCCACTCACGCTACATGAACCTTGGAGAGGATGTTGATTTCAAAAAGCTTGCCCGTATGACCGAAACTGCAAGCGGAGCAGACCTGAATGCAATTGCAATGGAAGCAGGTATGCTTGCCGTCAGATTCGACAAGGAATCCATTGGAATGCAAGATTTCCTTGAATCCACCAGGAAAGTCATGTCAAAACTCGAAAGCAAACAGGAAGAATTACCAACAGGAATGTTCGGCTAA
- a CDS encoding multiprotein bridging factor aMBF1 gives MQCEICGTDIKGPSFKVSIDGSELTVCGRCSQYGKNVDKRTPVSRKIAPTAPAAQRRKKSKPKGFETFTDELVPDYDSIIKEAREKKQLTHDELAHKIKEKSSLVKKLERGDIVPEEDVRKKLERELDIKLTERTSQDDWSGERLNKGTTLGDIVTIKRK, from the coding sequence ATGCAATGTGAAATATGTGGCACCGATATTAAGGGGCCTTCTTTTAAAGTAAGTATAGACGGTAGTGAACTCACTGTCTGTGGAAGATGTTCACAATATGGTAAAAACGTGGATAAACGCACACCGGTATCCCGAAAAATAGCACCAACAGCACCTGCTGCCCAGCGGAGGAAAAAATCTAAACCAAAAGGTTTTGAGACCTTTACTGATGAACTTGTGCCTGATTACGATTCTATCATCAAGGAAGCAAGGGAGAAAAAGCAGCTTACACACGATGAACTTGCTCACAAGATAAAAGAGAAGTCATCGCTGGTCAAAAAGCTTGAACGGGGAGATATCGTACCGGAAGAGGATGTCCGTAAAAAGCTGGAAAGGGAACTGGACATCAAGCTTACGGAAAGGACCAGCCAGGATGACTGGAGTGGAGAGCGCCTGAACAAAGGTACTACGCTCGGCGATATAGTAACGATCAAAAGGAAATGA
- a CDS encoding toprim domain-containing protein → MSRYKKDRRSLKAPLHVYEKRLENIEEIIDELLHLPEDTVIIVEGKRDVRALNRLGIKGHFEMATHGSTSNLCEDIAKTGKNVIILTDWDRRGNMLMSDLTKHFHSLGVNPDVRIRERLIAIVQKEIKDVEGLPTYVLKLRHITGYSTL, encoded by the coding sequence ATGTCCAGATATAAAAAAGACCGCAGATCTCTAAAAGCACCATTGCATGTCTATGAAAAAAGACTTGAGAATATCGAAGAGATCATTGATGAGCTTCTGCACCTGCCAGAGGATACAGTGATCATAGTCGAAGGTAAAAGAGATGTCAGAGCACTTAACAGGCTTGGTATAAAAGGACATTTTGAAATGGCAACCCATGGCTCAACTTCAAATCTCTGCGAGGATATTGCAAAAACAGGCAAAAATGTGATAATCCTGACAGACTGGGACCGTCGGGGGAACATGCTCATGTCCGATCTGACAAAGCATTTCCATTCCCTTGGTGTAAACCCCGATGTCAGGATACGTGAACGTCTGATAGCTATTGTCCAGAAAGAAATAAAAGATGTGGAAGGCCTTCCCACCTACGTCCTGAAATTAAGACATATAACAGGATATTCCACACTTTAA
- the proC gene encoding pyrroline-5-carboxylate reductase, whose translation MGLDGKKIGFIGTGKMGSSLIRGIHASGIIPASDIYASDVFEASLKELHDDLGINVSTDNLDTIQNSDIIILAVKPQILKSILHNIRAEIGSDKLVVSIAAGVKLEALERELKPDTRVVRVMPNIAATVAEAASAISPGKNASVEDADDVLEIFELVGSSLIVPEHLMDAVTGLSGSGPAFIFPVIEAMADGAVFEGLDRNSALVLAAQTVLGAAKIALETGTHPGELKDMVTSPGGTTIRGVHVLEESGVRAAFMNAVIASSNRSKELGD comes from the coding sequence ATGGGCTTGGACGGAAAAAAAATTGGTTTTATCGGAACAGGAAAAATGGGAAGTTCTTTAATAAGAGGTATCCATGCTTCAGGGATCATTCCTGCTTCTGACATATATGCAAGTGATGTTTTCGAAGCATCTCTTAAGGAGCTGCACGATGATCTCGGAATCAACGTATCAACGGATAATCTGGATACAATACAAAATTCTGATATTATCATCCTTGCCGTAAAACCACAGATATTGAAATCCATTCTTCATAATATAAGAGCTGAGATCGGCTCTGACAAACTGGTCGTATCTATCGCAGCAGGTGTCAAACTGGAAGCACTTGAGAGAGAGCTCAAGCCGGATACACGTGTTGTACGGGTGATGCCCAATATTGCCGCAACAGTAGCCGAAGCAGCTTCTGCAATATCGCCCGGTAAAAACGCATCCGTAGAAGATGCTGATGATGTACTGGAGATCTTCGAACTGGTGGGTAGCTCTTTGATCGTGCCGGAACACCTTATGGACGCAGTGACCGGACTCTCTGGAAGCGGACCTGCGTTTATTTTTCCTGTTATCGAGGCAATGGCCGATGGGGCTGTATTTGAAGGTCTTGACAGGAACAGTGCACTGGTACTTGCGGCACAGACCGTACTTGGTGCCGCTAAGATTGCACTTGAGACCGGTACGCATCCCGGAGAACTAAAGGATATGGTCACCTCCCCGGGAGGAACGACCATAAGGGGTGTTCATGTGCTCGAAGAAAGCGGTGTGAGGGCTGCTTTTATGAATGCCGTTATAGCATCTTCTAACCGTTCTAAGGAACTTGGGGATTAA
- a CDS encoding amidohydrolase family protein translates to MVSEQTVHGTILYGPELEPIQGYIAIKDGIITEVAEERTRSENIIAPCFVNAHTHIGDSVVKDPPLGKCADYYVERDLSSLVQPPHGLKHRVLESTGHDELVEGMRRSITDMLRTGTCAFADFREGGLDGVLALQEALQDSEVTSRILARPRDIHTENQELRQEVERILLDADGLGMSGASDMDMRILRTVEQLTKSNQKTFAIHAGENGRDDIDKALSLDPDLLIHLTQADHTDLKEVADMDIPVVVCPRSNFITGVGMAPVREMLKAGIDVAVGTDNVMLNSVNMFSEMELLSKVFGLEDRQVFIMCTLMGAAVLGLGNIGPIMEGNRAKVMILNGNSSNLSGIKNPVSSIVRRGRPDDILSVIL, encoded by the coding sequence ATGGTTAGCGAGCAGACAGTCCACGGAACAATCCTTTACGGCCCTGAACTGGAACCTATTCAGGGATATATTGCCATAAAAGACGGTATCATTACCGAAGTTGCTGAAGAGAGGACAAGGTCAGAGAATATCATAGCACCATGTTTTGTAAATGCCCATACTCATATCGGTGACTCGGTGGTAAAGGACCCTCCGCTTGGAAAATGTGCGGACTATTATGTGGAGAGGGATTTGAGTTCACTGGTACAGCCTCCTCATGGCCTCAAACACAGGGTACTCGAAAGTACCGGGCACGATGAGCTTGTGGAAGGCATGAGGCGCTCTATTACGGATATGCTCCGGACGGGAACTTGTGCCTTTGCTGACTTCAGAGAAGGTGGTCTTGATGGAGTTCTTGCACTTCAGGAGGCTCTTCAGGACTCAGAGGTGACGAGCAGGATACTTGCAAGACCCAGGGACATTCATACTGAGAATCAGGAACTGCGCCAGGAGGTCGAGCGCATCCTGCTTGACGCAGACGGGCTCGGAATGAGTGGAGCCAGTGACATGGATATGCGAATCCTTAGAACCGTAGAGCAGCTTACAAAAAGCAATCAAAAGACCTTTGCCATCCATGCAGGGGAAAATGGCAGGGATGATATTGACAAAGCACTTTCCCTGGATCCTGATCTTCTTATACATCTTACACAGGCTGACCATACTGACCTGAAAGAAGTGGCTGATATGGATATACCTGTTGTCGTATGTCCGCGGTCCAATTTCATAACCGGGGTCGGAATGGCACCTGTAAGGGAAATGCTAAAGGCCGGGATTGATGTTGCCGTGGGAACTGACAATGTAATGCTCAACTCGGTCAACATGTTCTCTGAAATGGAGTTACTATCTAAAGTTTTTGGTCTCGAGGACAGACAAGTATTTATTATGTGTACACTTATGGGTGCAGCAGTATTAGGACTTGGTAACATAGGTCCTATTATGGAAGGGAACAGAGCTAAAGTGATGATCCTCAATGGAAATTCAAGTAATCTCTCAGGAATAAAAAACCCCGTAAGCAGCATCGTTCGAAGGGGGAGACCTGACGATATACTATCTGTAATCCTTTGA
- a CDS encoding CBS domain-containing protein: protein MPKNVKVMDIMRTDVAFATLPGSRDEVHALLKEKRVSGVPVLKDGKVVGIVSRANLLKNPEEEQLALLMTRNPLTIDPNVDITVAAKTLLDNGIRRLPVVEDGKLRGIISVADIVAVLAEMEIPDHVGQYMNPNSVPVWTNTPLNVVARIMELAKSKAVPVIDSDLEVVGMITDRDVISASVIEDSVEMSDMSNGADDDEWTWESMRDTMSIYYSVSRVQVPAIPAKDVMVSDLVKAAYISGVSECALKMKRNRIDQIPIVNANQRFLGLLKDRNLLKAIVNGN, encoded by the coding sequence ATGCCAAAGAATGTTAAAGTAATGGATATAATGAGAACGGATGTTGCTTTTGCGACATTGCCCGGTTCAAGGGATGAGGTTCACGCATTGCTCAAAGAGAAAAGGGTATCCGGTGTGCCCGTCCTTAAAGACGGAAAAGTTGTAGGGATTGTCAGCAGGGCTAACCTGCTTAAAAATCCCGAAGAGGAACAACTGGCTTTATTGATGACCCGTAATCCACTGACCATCGATCCGAATGTGGATATCACCGTTGCAGCCAAAACACTGCTTGATAATGGTATCAGAAGACTGCCGGTTGTTGAAGACGGTAAACTCAGGGGAATTATTTCCGTGGCGGATATCGTGGCAGTACTTGCTGAAATGGAAATTCCCGATCATGTTGGACAGTACATGAATCCTAATTCAGTACCTGTATGGACAAACACTCCGCTGAATGTTGTGGCAAGGATAATGGAGCTTGCAAAGTCAAAAGCTGTCCCTGTGATCGACAGTGACCTTGAGGTAGTGGGTATGATCACTGACCGTGATGTCATCAGTGCAAGCGTCATTGAGGATTCAGTTGAAATGTCAGATATGTCAAACGGAGCAGATGACGATGAGTGGACATGGGAATCCATGAGAGACACCATGAGCATCTATTACAGTGTTTCAAGGGTCCAGGTGCCTGCAATCCCCGCAAAGGATGTAATGGTCAGCGACCTTGTAAAAGCCGCTTATATATCCGGTGTCAGCGAATGTGCGCTTAAAATGAAGCGCAATCGTATTGACCAGATCCCTATCGTTAATGCAAATCAGCGTTTCCTCGGTCTGTTGAAGGACCGTAATCTGCTGAAAGCAATCGTTAACGGCAACTGA
- a CDS encoding universal stress protein — MKSDLYKKIFIATDGSEQNKNAVQHALELAKTCGAKLYAGYVVDTAAFASIPMDAGWEMMYELLEQEAKESTSVVGEMAEKESVPFESVVLEGHPGPEIVQFAEEQNMDLVVMGTLGKRGLDHFLLGSVAENVIRNSKVPVLVVRGKSSEE, encoded by the coding sequence ATGAAAAGCGATCTCTACAAGAAGATTTTTATTGCAACTGACGGATCCGAGCAAAATAAAAATGCAGTCCAGCATGCACTGGAGCTTGCAAAGACATGTGGGGCAAAACTGTATGCAGGATATGTGGTTGACACGGCTGCTTTTGCTTCGATACCAATGGATGCGGGGTGGGAAATGATGTACGAACTCCTGGAACAGGAAGCCAAGGAATCAACCAGTGTAGTTGGAGAAATGGCGGAAAAAGAGTCTGTACCATTTGAATCTGTAGTCCTTGAAGGACACCCTGGTCCTGAGATAGTCCAGTTCGCAGAGGAACAGAACATGGACCTTGTTGTTATGGGAACTCTTGGAAAAAGAGGACTCGATCACTTTTTACTTGGTAGCGTTGCTGAGAACGTCATCAGAAATTCAAAGGTGCCAGTACTTGTAGTACGTGGTAAATCCTCCGAAGAATAA
- a CDS encoding DUF356 domain-containing protein: MGIEVKSFAVIRGDNPDKVNVALHDLEHYGHMRFASKPKRIEPNFADNLLVSVAGVPLRAKCSSAALVELDNNAGAAISKLRKIHPPAHVVIVSPRHDVYTELMDKSELYPEFERTWEPHHNDTF; encoded by the coding sequence ATGGGGATCGAAGTAAAATCTTTTGCCGTAATCCGGGGCGATAATCCGGATAAAGTAAATGTTGCACTACATGACCTTGAACATTATGGACACATGAGGTTCGCCTCCAAACCAAAACGGATCGAACCAAACTTTGCTGACAACCTGCTTGTAAGCGTTGCCGGCGTTCCGCTCAGGGCTAAATGTAGTTCAGCCGCTCTTGTTGAACTTGACAACAATGCAGGTGCGGCAATAAGCAAGCTTAGGAAGATACATCCACCTGCCCATGTGGTTATAGTCAGCCCGAGGCATGATGTATACACCGAACTGATGGATAAGTCCGAACTCTATCCTGAATTTGAAAGGACGTGGGAACCACATCATAACGATACTTTCTGA
- a CDS encoding DUF167 domain-containing protein — translation MSFEDALKQAENGVIIHVEVTPGSRNICIPSGYNPWRKRIEVRLSENARKGKANEQLIENIAALFDLKPSDVAISSGHKSTRKSVLVKGIDISRVISVLKASLEGAE, via the coding sequence ATGTCTTTTGAGGATGCGTTAAAACAGGCTGAGAACGGTGTCATCATCCATGTGGAAGTAACACCGGGATCCAGAAACATATGCATTCCCAGCGGATACAATCCCTGGAGAAAGAGAATAGAGGTCAGGCTCTCGGAAAATGCCCGTAAGGGTAAGGCTAACGAGCAGTTGATCGAGAACATCGCAGCTCTTTTCGACCTGAAACCATCAGACGTTGCGATCAGCAGTGGACATAAAAGCACCAGGAAATCAGTTCTTGTAAAAGGTATTGATATTTCCAGGGTCATTTCCGTTCTCAAAGCCAGCCTTGAGGGAGCCGAATAA